The window ATATaaacaattttaatttgtttaaaatatgtaaaaaaataaaaaattaataaaaataaaatatttaaatgatttatttaaaaaaatattcttattctACTCATTTAAGAACTCTCTAGAAAAAActaacaatgaataaattgaacaaaattttatattcaaataataaattatggtGTTGGAAAATatctttaacaaaatataattgcACAGTCACATAAGACACATATTCTCTTCTCCACCCATCATAAAATCCGACAACAtaattgaacacaactattttagTTGGTTGTAGGTATTTTCTCAATTATTGATGCTATTTTAAGATTATATTtgtcttattgaattgaaatagTGGAGTGTTGAAATTAAAGTTACTAGtaccgttattattaatattaaaatcctATAATTGGTAAATGTTAATCTGAAAGAAATAAATGTTAGGTGACCAAATCAAATTTGTAACTAAgtctaaataaatatttttaaaaacatgttttttatttatcttatattaagGTGCTCAATTTCtaccattttttttctcttatttttttccttctcttttattttcttttcttctttttctacttctctttcattcttctacatcttctctttcttcttatatatccttttatttatttatttgattattttttgtgCATTTTTAAAATTCGTATgcataagaagaagagaaaaaaagaaagaaaatgaaaaatgcataaaaaaccatagaaattcTTTGCACAAAACCAAAAAATTTATGATGATAAACATAGaagtttttttaaagataaacacaatttttaggaaaaaaacaaagggaaaaaaagcaaatatttattgagaaaaaaacacataaattttaCAATAATAAACACATAAATAATTGTTTGAaggtaaatatataattttttattgacaaTATACATAAATTGTGATAATTATCACATAAATATTTTAAAGGTAAACAcgattttttgaataaaatatggaaaaaaaacaCAGAAACTTAATTATTGAGAAAAAcagaatttttcttttaaaaaagcaTAACTTTTTgaagagagaaaaggaagaaaacacaaaaaattattgacaataaatATGGAAACTTTTGAAGGTatagagaaaaatacaaaaattttataacaatttttatgGTAAACAGTAAACACACGATGTTTTTAAGAGAAACAAAAGACGAAAATTAAACACAAGTTTATTAAGGATAAATAGAGAAATCTTATGATAATAAATACTAATTTCTTTTAAGTAaacacaattttttaaaatagaaacaaagaaagaacatacaaaaaattattgaagaaaaaataagaaattttataaTGATAAATACAAAATCGTTTTACATATAAATGGAACTTTTTGAAGAGGAACaacagaaaaaaatataaaaaattactgACGATAAACACGAAATTTTTGTActaataaagacaaaaatacaaaataatttgtgtcttattcaaataattttttttatatttttcaactaaaatttttatattttgtattacaAATACTTTTTGTGTTATTTAACTAAATTTCATGGTTTATTCTTTTATACCATTCAATTTAACTAAAATGCTGAAAATATGTTATAATTTTCACATATTTAGTAATCCgaatttcaaatcatatatatGTGAGAAAATATCCTTTAAAACAAGAAGATTAATATAGTGAAAAAAATAaaggttattatttttttattatttatagaagttgaaaaaataataacttctcaaaaatatcattataaaacGTTTGcaattatatatatgattaaagTGTAAAATTAATAGTAcggtttaaaaaaattaaaacaatcacACTACCCTTACCTTTGCATATAACTAACTCTCAAAATTAGGGCTATATATATACAAGTTTCCATAGAGATTAGCCACATAAACATATGAGAATCAATGATGATCATGGAGTATCTAGCACTACTTATAATTTCTTTTGTGTCCATAAGCATTATTATCCatcacatttttttcaaatccAAATTAGGCATCAGAGCACATAAATCAACCAAATTCCCACCAGGACCTAAACCTTTACCAATCATAGGAAACATCTTAGAACTTGGTACCCAACCTCACCAAGCACTTGCTAAGCTTTCTCAAACATATGGACCAATAATGACTCTTAAGCTTGGTACCATAACCACCATAGTTATCTCATCTCCTATGTTAGCCAAACAAATTCTCCAAAAATATGACCAAATTTTTTCTTATAGAACAATTCCGGATACCGTTAAAGCACTTGATCACCATATGTATTCAGTGGGATGGTTGCCACCTTCAACTCAATGGAGGATCCTTAGACGAGTTTGTGCTACGAAAGTGTTCTCTCCACTAAAACTTGATTCTACAGAAGTTCTTCGACAAAAGAAACTGCGAGAATTAATGGATTTTGTGAAAGTAAAAAGTGAAAAAGGCGAAGTTTTGAATTTCAGTGAGATTTGTTTTACAACCGTACTTAATTTTATATCTAACGCTTTCTTTTCTATGGATTTGGCTCATTACGACTCTTCTAAGACTCAAGAATTCAAGGATATAATTTGGGGCATTGGGGAAGAATCAGGAAGGCCTAATGTGGTGGATTTCTTCCCATTCCTTAGATTCCTTGATCCACAAGGTGCACGTGCAAGGATGACCAAGTATACTGAAAAGTTGATAGCTTTCGTTGATGGTCTTATAGAAGAAAGATTGAATTTAAAGGCTCTAGAAATGGAAACTACCAATAAAAGAGGCAAAGATGTGTTAGATTCTGTTTTGGAAGTTATGTTGGAAGACAATTCTCAAGTGACTCGTCTCCATGTTGTGCATCTCTTTCTGGTGAGTATCTTGTCCAATCCATCAAATAATTCAAGGTttagcttttgaaaaaaaaaaattttttgggcTAAAAAGTTGAATACTTAATTACATTCTTTTTGTTagtatgtttatataaagtttaattttgatattgtaAAGAATTTTACACAATTATCTAAtcaattttatacttttaaataatgTTTGAAGTAGTGgattatttgaaaattaattattgagtaaagtatcgtttttgtttccaacgtttggggtaagtcccaaagctgtttctaacgtttcaatcgtcgtatttaagttcctaacgtttcaaaatttgCTCAATGTTGTTCTGCTGTtaaggatccgttaacagaattgacagcaggacaaaattgaaacgattttaaaacgttaggaacttaaatagaacgaaaacgttgaggacaaaaacgatacataaaaataaattttaattttatcattcaataatatcaattttttactgtatataatattcaatcattttttaatcacatctaagtaaattacacttaatcacactattttcattctaaataatttttttttatatttttatattaacttataacttataaaattataaaaaaataaatttatttagaatgaaataatgtgattaagtgtaatttacttagatatgattaaaaaataattgaatactatgtacagcaaaaaattgatattattgaaggataaaactaaaatttattttgtatgtatcgtttttgtccccaacgtttttgtCCTGTTTATGtttctaacgtttcaaaatcgtctcaattttgtcccgccgtcaattctgttaatggatccctaaccgcaggacaacattgagtcaattttgaaacgttaggaacttaaataatatgattgaaacgttagggacaactttaagaCTTActtcaaacgttagggacaacacgatatttactcttaattatttttgttaacatggTAATACAATGATTGGTTATGATGAGTAAATAATATTAGgataaattattttgatttcttttaaCATTAGATATAATATTACATATGACATCTTTCTTTTATAAAAATGCACACTACTAGTGATTCTTTAAGGTTCATcaagttatatatataataaccagTACTATTGTGCATATGTTTTGTAACATTTGACACAGaactttagaaaaataatatatattgaaggATAATAATTGACATGACAAATTAAAAAATGTCTTGAGTAAAATGCTTCACATAATACTATTACACTCTAATAATTAGCAATTTGTTGCGCAAACACTAACATATTGAATACTATTtcatcttttgtatttttttggaaaattttgtCAGATTTTATTTATGGCTGGAGTAGACTCAACATCAATGACCATAGAATGGGCAATGACAGAGTTATTACGTAATCCAGAAAAATTGGAAAAACTTAGAAAAGAGCTTCATTGTGTTCTTGGCAAAGATGAACAAAATCTTGAACAAATTGAAGAATCACATATCTCAAAGCTTCCTTTTCTAAGAGCAGTGGTTAAAGAAACTTTGCGCTTACATCCACCTGCCCCATTATTAGCACCACACAAGGCACTCGAAGATGTTGAGATAGCTGGATTCATGATTCCCAAGAATGCACAAATTTTGGTTAATGTATGGGCCATGGGAAAAGATTCAAGTATTTGGGAACATCAAAATGAATTCATGCCCGAAAGATTTTTAGATAGTAAAATTGATATTCATGGACATGATTTTGAATTAATTCCATTTGGTGCTGGAAGAAGGATATGCCCTGGATTGCCATTGGGTTATAGAAGTGTGCATATTGCGTTGGCCACTCTTCTAAATGGCTATGATTGGAAGCTAGCAAATGGACAAAAATCAAAAGATTTGGATATGTCTGAGAAATTTGGACTTACTTTGCATAAGGCCCAACCTCTCCAAGCCATTCCCATAAAatcacaacaataatgaagaattgaagatgatGCTTATTACAAAAGAGCAATCTTACTcttcttaacaaaaatatttaaaagacaataaaaatcagtttaaatattcttattttatgcactttataattattgttgaaataaattagtaattttagatGTAATAAGTATATAActatgtatataaaattataaatctaaattaaataagataacttGAGATTATTGTCTTGctaatattattattcttttttaatgatctttttttattttgtagacTTTATGAAGCATTAAATAACAACTACACTACATCGAATAATTCAAGTTAATTAttgtttatatataattatacataTGGATTAAGATTGTTAAGAATATTTTGGTTGTAGATAAAATTTAagaagaattatatatatataaagttatcCTTATTGGTATTTTATTGTAGAAAAATTAATGTTAAGGAACTAAATTTTTTAGGCAACATcaattaactttttaaaaattatttatttatatattttaaattataattttttaataaaaaacgtTAACTTTTAAATTCTAAACCTTAAATCTTTAAAAGAAAGATgagaatttttaaaactaaaaaaaattaattaatgttagttaattaaaaattggttatctatactttttcttttgaaaaatcatGCTTTATTTAGTATTGATAGTAacaaaaatgtttggtaaccaaagaaaattagcCAAAAACAGACATAACTtgtgttttcaaaaaattagggtttagtGGGAGTACGTACTCCGTACTCTGTACAATTTTGAAAATCGAAGATGAGCGGTGGAGTGAGCGGGGAAGAGACtttgagggtgaaacacggtgaGGCAGCCATTAATATCGGCgaaagagataagggggagagcggGGAAGGGATTGCATAAGGGGAAAAGGAGGATCATATTTCGGGAGGGGTTTCTAAGCCTTTGAAGGTTTCTTTCAGGGACAAAGTTGTGGGTTCCAAGATTGCTAAAGCTTTTTCACTTGTTGAAACTTTATCAGGAGATAACATTGCGGTAGTTTCTGGGAAGCAAGGAGATCTCTTGCCACCGAGTGTCACGTTTACCCAAGAAGCTAAGAATTGCTTGGCAGAACTTTATAAAGATGATATAGTGATTAAGGTGCTAGGTAAACATTATAGCTAATTAAGGgaggttttgatttattggacgtGGGATTTGACTACTTTCTTGTGAAGTTTGATGTGGCTGAGGAGCGAGAAAAGGTTCTCTTAGGATCAAGAGTTTAGATCAAGTAAAAACTGTTTTGGAGCAACTTTAGTGTGGATTAGAATTTCCGGATTACTAATTTGGTGCTACCAAGAAGATGCAATGTTCCGTGTTGCGGCTGCAGTTGGCATTCCCGTTAAGGTTGATTTGGCAACAAAATTAGCTGAAAGAGGACGATATGCTCGAGCCTGTGTTCAGATAGATTTAGGATTGCCAATGACTAAGAAGATTCTTGTTGAAGGTGTTGAATATGATGTTGAATATGAAAGTCTTCACCTTATTTGTGGCTCCTGTCTCAAGTTTGGTCATGATATGAAGGTGTGCAAGACTGACAGCAATGCAGGAGGAGGAACTAATGCCAAGGTGATCAGCGATATAGCAAAGCAGCCAGaaagctcaaattcaaaaaaTCCAGTACATGTGGAAAAGGCAAGTTTTCATTTTGGCAAGAATCTTGGAGATGAGACTGTAAATGTTGCTGTCCCGGATTTGGTGGAGAGTGATTTGCATGCTGTTCATGTAGACCATGCACAACATAAGGATTTGGAAGGTTGGACTCAAGTGATTAGGAAAGGAAAGTATAAAATAGGTCAAAAGCCTTCTCCTAGCACCCATCAGGTACAACCAAAAGCAAAGACTCCTAACAAGGCTACCAATACTTGGACAAGGCCTAATCACCAACGTACAACACATGCTACTGGATCCAAAGTAAAATTAAGCAAGGGCATCAATATTGGAAAACTGGTTAGTGTGGCTTCTTCGGGGACCCGGCACAATGTTCATCATCAGCAGCAAGGTGAGACAACAAATGGCACTGTGCGAAAGCGTCCTCGTCCAAACTctttgcagaattcaccaatagATAAGGATAGAGCATCGACGGCGGGTATGGTGCAAGTTTTGACGGAGAAAATTGGGCTGCAACTTGAGAGTCCATTAAAGGCAGGATCATCGAAGACAGGGACATCATGTTGAGTCTCGAGTTTGTTATTGGAGCTCCCTTTTTGCTGTTTTTATGGATAGTTTCAATATCATAGCCTGGAATGTGAAGGGTGCGTCTAACAAGATGGCCTGTGTGCATTGCAAAAATTTGGTGAGAATATATaaaccatctttcttctttctctttgagactcataccatgtttaataatttgaagaatttttaggataagttgggttttcattgtGTTGGTATTGAGGAAGCAGTAGGACACAGGGGTGGCATTTGGTTTCTATCTTCTATTGTTAATGTTTCTTGTGTGGTTATTGATCAAATTGACCAATGTATCACAATGAAAGTGAGTGTGGGTAACTTAGTTTGGCTTTGTAGTGTAGTATATGGGAGTCCTCAATTCGAAAAAAGATGTATGCTTTGGGATCATTTGCGTTCTATTAATTCAGGCCATAATAGACCATGGATGGCCGTTGGTAATTTTAATGAGATTGTGGCACCAGATGAGAGTATATgtacttatttttcttctcacagAGCTAGTCTACTAGCTACTACTCTAGATGATTGTGAGCTCTTTGATCTTAAAGTGACTGGTAGGAGATATACTTGGTATAGAGCAGTTCAGGCTGGTAGGGACTTGGCTAAAAGGTTGGATAGAGCTCTAGTTAATGAGGCGTGGATGACAATATTTCCTGAGGGTTATTCTGAAATTCTTAGCAGGCTTCattctgatcattgtcctatttTAGTTCGTTGTCATGGTAGCCCCAGAGTGAAAGGTTCTCGTCCTTTTAGGTTCCAAGCTGCGTGGGCAACACATCCTTCTTATAAACATGTTATTAGTAAGGCTTGGAATCAAGAGTTTGGAGGCGTTACTGAAAGGCTTAAGATGGTTCAACAGGCTTCTTTGGACTTCAAAtcaaagatttttggaaatatttttgtgCGAAAAAATAAGCTGAAATATCAGATTGATCAGATTCAACGACGTTTGGAGGTTACCGATGTGTTATCTCTGAGAATTAAAGAAGCTGAACTGAGGGAAGATTACAATAGGCTTTTATTGCAAGAGAAACTTTTTTGGTACAAGAAATCTAAAGAGCAGTGGGTCAAGTATGGGGATAGAAACActaaattctttcatcttcagactTTGGTGCGTAGAAACCATAATAGAGTACATGGATTATATGTTAGAGATGGGTCTTGGTCTACTGATCCAGATATTCTCTAGGAAGAAGCCCTCTCTTTTTACAAGAATCTCTTTGGTACAACGGAAGAGGTTGAGGTTGATTGTTTAGGGGATGTTCCGATGCCCACTCTAAGCACTGAGGCTTGTGCTAGGTTAATTGACCCTGTCTCTTTTGTGGAAGTCAAGTCAGCAGTATTCAGTATGAGCCCGTTTAAGGCTCCTGGTCCAGATGGCTTTCaagcttatttttttaaagaatattgggagctagtaggcactgagatttggaatattgtccggagcgcttttttgggagagttcttaaatc is drawn from Arachis hypogaea cultivar Tifrunner chromosome 12, arahy.Tifrunner.gnm2.J5K5, whole genome shotgun sequence and contains these coding sequences:
- the LOC112728275 gene encoding cytochrome P450 76T24, whose amino-acid sequence is MMIMEYLALLIISFVSISIIIHHIFFKSKLGIRAHKSTKFPPGPKPLPIIGNILELGTQPHQALAKLSQTYGPIMTLKLGTITTIVISSPMLAKQILQKYDQIFSYRTIPDTVKALDHHMYSVGWLPPSTQWRILRRVCATKVFSPLKLDSTEVLRQKKLRELMDFVKVKSEKGEVLNFSEICFTTVLNFISNAFFSMDLAHYDSSKTQEFKDIIWGIGEESGRPNVVDFFPFLRFLDPQGARARMTKYTEKLIAFVDGLIEERLNLKALEMETTNKRGKDVLDSVLEVMLEDNSQVTRLHVVHLFLILFMAGVDSTSMTIEWAMTELLRNPEKLEKLRKELHCVLGKDEQNLEQIEESHISKLPFLRAVVKETLRLHPPAPLLAPHKALEDVEIAGFMIPKNAQILVNVWAMGKDSSIWEHQNEFMPERFLDSKIDIHGHDFELIPFGAGRRICPGLPLGYRSVHIALATLLNGYDWKLANGQKSKDLDMSEKFGLTLHKAQPLQAIPIKSQQ
- the LOC114924931 gene encoding uncharacterized protein, which gives rise to MAVGNFNEIVAPDESICTYFSSHRASLLATTLDDCELFDLKVTGRRYTWYRAVQAGRDLAKRLDRALVNEAWMTIFPEGYSEILSRLHSDHCPILVRCHGSPRVKGSRPFRFQAAWATHPSYKHVISKAWNQEFGGVTERLKMVQQASLDFKSKIFGNIFVRKNKLKYQIDQIQRRLEVTDVLSLRIKEAELREDYNRLLLQEKLFWYKKSKEQWVKYGDRNTKFFHLQTLVRRNHNRVHGLYVRDGSWSTDPDIL